The following proteins are co-located in the Oceanimonas sp. GK1 genome:
- a CDS encoding GlxA family transcriptional regulator, with product MSQVNEKRHFSHRLRDTNSAFLPARPAGNTPVRVGFVLLPHFSMMAFTAAVDALVTANLVQSTPLFTITSYGLDSTTVRSDLAIDISATQTLNALPLDGTEALDVVVVCGGFRCSLAEHPELSRKLRLAARREKVLGGLWNGAVALAYAGALDGLCCAIHPDNHSFAREHFPAVDVSNQAMVVDARTLTSAGPSSALEMMLMMVERLHGPDTVRAIREILSSDRLADSSETRLTLAENDPALPGPLRDLLRLMNSNIEEPLGIEELAGYVGLSRRRVERLFQTHLQATPSRYYLELRITQARRLLLQSDDSIANIAVACGFASSTHFSHCFKDFFGVSPSQARQLRRSAAD from the coding sequence ATGTCTCAAGTCAATGAAAAACGTCACTTCAGCCACCGGCTGCGTGACACCAACAGTGCCTTTCTGCCCGCCCGCCCGGCCGGCAATACGCCGGTGCGGGTCGGTTTTGTGCTGCTGCCCCATTTTTCGATGATGGCCTTCACCGCCGCCGTCGACGCCCTGGTCACCGCCAACCTGGTGCAGTCCACGCCGCTGTTCACCATTACCAGTTACGGCCTCGACAGCACCACGGTGCGCAGCGACCTGGCCATCGATATTTCCGCCACCCAGACCCTGAACGCCCTGCCCCTGGACGGCACCGAGGCCCTCGACGTGGTGGTGGTGTGCGGCGGTTTTCGCTGCAGCCTGGCCGAGCATCCCGAGCTCTCCCGCAAGCTCAGGCTGGCGGCCCGGCGGGAAAAAGTGCTGGGCGGGCTGTGGAACGGCGCCGTGGCCCTGGCCTACGCCGGCGCGCTGGACGGGCTGTGCTGTGCCATTCATCCCGACAACCACAGCTTTGCCCGGGAGCACTTTCCCGCAGTGGACGTTTCCAATCAGGCCATGGTGGTGGATGCCCGCACCCTGACCAGTGCCGGCCCCAGCAGCGCCCTGGAGATGATGCTGATGATGGTTGAACGGCTGCACGGCCCCGACACGGTGCGGGCCATTCGCGAGATCCTGAGCAGCGACCGCCTGGCCGACAGCAGCGAGACCCGGCTGACCCTGGCGGAAAACGACCCGGCCCTGCCCGGCCCGCTCAGGGATCTGCTGCGGCTGATGAACAGCAATATCGAGGAGCCCCTCGGCATTGAGGAGCTGGCCGGTTACGTGGGGCTGTCACGGCGGCGGGTGGAACGGCTGTTTCAGACCCACCTGCAGGCCACGCCGTCGCGCTATTATCTGGAGCTGCGCATCACCCAGGCCCGCCGGCTGCTGCTGCAAAGCGACGACAGCATCGCCAACATTGCCGTGGCCTGCGGCTTTGCCAGCTCCACCCACTTCAGCCACTGCTTCAAGGACTTTTTCGGGGTTTCCCCCAGCCAGGCCAGGCAGTTGCGCCGCTCCGCCGCCGACTGA
- a CDS encoding ATP-binding protein yields the protein MNALLTLLPRYRRRHPLSFRLFLLIIGVSLCFTLLSTAVQLWLDHHKINREMDERLALIEQSYLDGLSQSLWDLNLPQARLQLKSMLDLPHMASLTVTGDGLEQPLTLSRGPERDGVNRHGFELVYPSPALGPQTVGRLEVAFSRQSIRHQLMAHARTILLGQSLTVLVIALSLILVFQRRVTRHLERMAHYVEQIGEGRPDNAPLSLARTAGEQPDELDTLVGAINTMRLSVERRQNELQHDKAKLEALVDKRTQHLRQAKEEAEAADSAKSRFIANMTHELRTPMNGILGTLTLLKPALENRAEKGLFDILQHSADHLLMLLNDVLDYAALEQGPLPEEPAPFALSELLESTIAMMQGYAGAKQIRLRLNAPDTLPWLSGHAGRVRQVLINLLSNAIKFTDDGGQVRLAVRPVGQGWQFVVEDNGIGIAAEQQGRIFDRFTQADESISRRYGGTGLGLAISRRLIEAMGGTLSLESRPGQGSRFVFTLPLTPVATPAKTPQTELAALPSLSLLLVEDVAINRGILTALLEQHHHLVSQAESGERALEMARQQAFDVILMDMHLPGMDGLETSRLLREQVTGLNQDTPIIAITASVTPEDIRRYLDAGLKAVVAKPVQWPRLTQALAQAMGIRLQPELAQPLLQEHLRVLGRGRLLAMAKRFASELPVKVAELQRAADDDDDHLELARLAHRLGGTAGMLDQSRLAEVLGELERAAEHQRLQLPALLAALTRAAEQAQRDLAGLCRTLENTR from the coding sequence ATGAATGCCCTGCTGACCCTGCTGCCCCGCTACCGGCGGCGGCATCCTTTGAGCTTTCGCCTGTTTTTGCTGATCATCGGCGTCAGCCTGTGCTTCACCCTGCTGTCCACCGCCGTGCAGCTGTGGCTGGATCACCACAAGATCAACCGGGAGATGGACGAGCGGCTGGCTCTGATTGAGCAGAGCTATCTGGACGGGCTGTCCCAGAGCCTGTGGGATCTGAACCTGCCCCAGGCCCGGCTGCAGCTGAAAAGCATGCTCGACCTGCCCCATATGGCGAGCCTCACGGTCACCGGCGACGGCCTGGAGCAACCCCTCACCCTCAGCCGGGGACCAGAGCGCGACGGCGTCAACCGCCACGGCTTTGAGCTCGTCTACCCAAGCCCCGCCCTGGGGCCGCAAACCGTGGGCCGGCTGGAGGTGGCCTTCAGCCGGCAAAGCATTCGCCACCAGCTGATGGCCCATGCCCGTACCATTTTGCTGGGCCAGTCGCTCACCGTGCTGGTGATTGCCCTGAGCCTGATACTGGTGTTTCAGCGCCGGGTCACCCGTCACTTGGAGCGCATGGCCCATTACGTGGAGCAAATCGGCGAGGGCCGGCCCGACAACGCCCCCCTCAGCCTGGCCCGCACCGCCGGCGAGCAGCCCGATGAGCTCGACACCCTGGTGGGCGCCATCAACACCATGCGCCTGTCGGTGGAGCGCCGCCAGAACGAACTGCAGCACGACAAGGCCAAGCTGGAGGCGCTGGTCGACAAGCGCACCCAGCATCTGCGCCAGGCCAAGGAGGAAGCGGAAGCCGCCGACAGCGCCAAGTCCCGCTTTATTGCCAACATGACCCACGAGCTGCGCACCCCCATGAACGGCATTCTGGGCACCCTGACCCTGCTCAAGCCAGCACTGGAAAACCGCGCCGAAAAGGGCCTGTTCGACATTCTGCAACACTCGGCGGACCACCTGCTGATGCTGCTCAACGACGTGCTCGACTACGCCGCCCTGGAGCAGGGACCGCTGCCGGAAGAGCCGGCCCCCTTTGCCCTCAGTGAACTGCTGGAAAGCACCATTGCCATGATGCAGGGCTATGCCGGTGCCAAGCAGATACGGCTGCGCCTGAACGCGCCCGATACCCTGCCCTGGCTCTCGGGCCACGCCGGCCGGGTGCGCCAGGTGCTGATCAACCTGCTGTCGAACGCCATCAAGTTCACCGACGACGGCGGCCAGGTGCGGCTGGCGGTGCGCCCGGTCGGCCAGGGCTGGCAGTTTGTGGTGGAAGACAACGGCATCGGCATTGCCGCCGAGCAGCAGGGGCGCATCTTTGACCGCTTTACCCAGGCCGACGAAAGCATCAGCCGGCGGTATGGCGGCACCGGGCTGGGACTGGCCATTTCCCGCCGGCTGATCGAGGCCATGGGCGGCACCCTCAGCCTGGAAAGCCGCCCCGGGCAAGGCAGCCGCTTTGTCTTTACCCTGCCGCTCACGCCGGTAGCCACCCCCGCCAAAACACCCCAGACCGAGCTGGCCGCCCTGCCCAGCCTCAGCCTGCTGCTGGTGGAAGACGTGGCCATCAACCGGGGCATTCTCACCGCCCTGCTGGAGCAGCACCACCACCTGGTGAGCCAGGCCGAGAGCGGCGAGCGGGCACTGGAGATGGCGCGCCAGCAGGCCTTTGACGTGATCTTGATGGACATGCACCTGCCGGGCATGGACGGCCTGGAAACCAGCCGTCTGCTGCGCGAGCAGGTGACCGGTCTGAACCAGGACACCCCCATTATCGCCATTACCGCCAGTGTCACCCCCGAAGACATTCGCCGCTACCTGGACGCCGGCCTGAAAGCCGTGGTGGCCAAACCGGTGCAATGGCCCCGGCTGACCCAGGCCCTGGCCCAGGCCATGGGCATTCGCCTGCAACCCGAGCTGGCCCAGCCGTTGCTGCAGGAGCACCTGCGGGTGCTGGGCCGCGGCCGGCTGCTGGCCATGGCCAAACGCTTTGCCAGTGAGCTGCCCGTCAAGGTGGCGGAGTTGCAGCGGGCGGCGGACGACGACGATGATCACCTCGAGCTGGCCCGGCTGGCCCACCGTCTGGGGGGCACCGCCGGCATGCTGGATCAGTCCCGGCTGGCCGAGGTGCTGGGCGAGCTGGAGCGGGCCGCCGAACACCAGCGCTTGCAACTGCCGGCCCTGCTCGCCGCCCTGACCCGGGCGGCGGAGCAGGCCCAGCGTGATCTGGCCGGGCTGTGCCGCACACTGGAAAACACGCGCTGA
- a CDS encoding response regulator — translation MDISILIVEDDDITRDCLADYFRQEQYEVYCAASAEDGEQLMHDHQVDLVLLDIRLPGKDGLTLTREIRANSDTGIILVTSRQDDIERIIGLECGADEYVSKPFNPRELLARAKNLARRVRAAAPREAHTTANLRRFDDWRVDLDRRLLLNDGNDTTPLTHGEYQLLCVFMNHAGQTLSRDQILDRIKNREWAPNDRTVDVLVGRLRRKLGDDPASPRIILTVHGAGYVFTPRAVPCS, via the coding sequence ATGGATATCAGCATTCTGATAGTGGAAGACGACGACATCACCAGAGACTGCCTGGCCGACTACTTTCGCCAGGAGCAATATGAGGTGTACTGCGCGGCCAGTGCCGAGGACGGCGAGCAACTCATGCACGACCACCAGGTGGACCTGGTGTTGCTCGACATTCGCCTGCCGGGCAAGGACGGCCTGACCCTGACCCGGGAAATCCGCGCCAACAGCGATACCGGCATCATACTGGTGACCAGCCGCCAGGATGATATCGAGCGCATCATCGGCCTGGAGTGCGGCGCCGATGAATACGTGTCCAAGCCCTTTAACCCCCGCGAATTGCTGGCCCGGGCCAAAAACCTGGCCCGCCGGGTACGCGCCGCCGCGCCCCGGGAAGCACACACCACGGCCAACCTGCGCCGGTTTGACGACTGGCGTGTCGACCTCGACCGCCGCCTGCTGCTGAACGACGGCAACGACACCACGCCCCTGACCCACGGCGAATACCAGCTGCTGTGCGTCTTTATGAATCACGCCGGCCAGACCCTGTCCCGGGATCAGATACTGGATCGCATCAAAAACCGGGAATGGGCCCCCAACGATCGCACCGTGGACGTGCTGGTGGGCCGGTTGCGGCGCAAGCTGGGGGACGATCCGGCCAGCCCGCGCATCATTCTTACCGTGCATGGCGCCGGCTACGTCTTTACCCCAAGGGCGGTGCCGTGTTCCTGA
- a CDS encoding low specificity L-threonine aldolase: protein MTTSPMFASDNAAGVHPAVLAALAEANRGHALGYGADDYTARANQAFKRLFGEQAESFLVFNGTGANVIALKGLLRSYEAVFCSAESHLWIDEAGAPEQFLGAKLITLPADNGKIRLDDMLPRLGDIGFQHRSQPRVISIAQCTERGSVYRRDELQAICDFARRHGFYVHIDGARIHNAVAALGGDCKRLFTDIGVDVVSFGGTKNGLMMGEAVVVLNPELQANYAVIRKHGMQLASKMRFLAAQFLAYFDQDLWLHNAAHANRMAACLAEQLHTVPGARLMVPAETNMLFVEIPNAWIAPLQQQAYFHVWRADSRPGFSEVRLVMSFDVTQADIEAFIGTMRRLATG from the coding sequence ATGACCACATCGCCGATGTTTGCCAGCGACAACGCCGCCGGAGTGCATCCCGCGGTTCTGGCGGCGCTGGCCGAGGCCAACCGGGGCCACGCCCTGGGCTACGGGGCCGATGACTATACCGCCCGGGCCAATCAGGCCTTCAAGCGACTCTTTGGCGAGCAGGCCGAAAGCTTTCTGGTGTTTAACGGCACCGGCGCCAATGTGATCGCGCTCAAGGGGCTGCTGCGCTCTTACGAGGCGGTGTTTTGCTCCGCCGAGTCCCACTTGTGGATAGATGAAGCCGGCGCCCCCGAGCAGTTCCTCGGTGCCAAGCTGATCACCCTGCCGGCAGACAACGGCAAAATCCGCCTCGACGACATGCTGCCCCGGCTGGGGGACATCGGTTTTCAGCACCGCAGCCAGCCCAGGGTCATTTCCATTGCCCAGTGCACCGAGCGCGGCTCCGTCTATCGCCGGGACGAACTCCAGGCGATCTGTGACTTTGCCCGCCGGCACGGCTTTTATGTGCATATCGACGGTGCCCGTATTCACAATGCGGTGGCGGCACTGGGCGGTGATTGCAAGCGGCTGTTTACCGACATCGGGGTGGACGTGGTGTCCTTTGGCGGCACCAAGAACGGCCTGATGATGGGGGAGGCGGTGGTGGTGCTCAACCCCGAGCTGCAGGCGAACTACGCGGTGATCCGCAAGCATGGCATGCAGCTGGCGTCCAAAATGCGCTTTCTTGCCGCCCAGTTTCTGGCCTATTTCGACCAGGATCTCTGGCTGCACAATGCCGCCCACGCCAACCGCATGGCGGCCTGCCTGGCCGAGCAATTGCACACCGTGCCCGGCGCCCGTCTGATGGTACCGGCAGAAACCAACATGCTGTTTGTGGAGATCCCCAATGCGTGGATAGCGCCATTGCAGCAACAGGCCTATTTCCATGTGTGGCGGGCCGACAGCCGGCCTGGGTTCTCCGAAGTCCGGCTGGTGATGTCCTTTGATGTTACCCAGGCCGACATCGAGGCCTTTATCGGAACAATGCGGCGGCTGGCCACCGGCTGA
- a CDS encoding ABC transporter substrate-binding protein, producing MVLLLLWAWPPAAQAEPPTLTACGHPVYPPLSWEQNGELTGIAPHLARKLLAEHGYRVDMRVFGNWERCQLAARQGKVDLIVAAYKTKGREQDFVFSATPVVADPVVLFTHFGNGSRLPWNLTDKTLGLLFGDSFGDDFDRLAARHPQVERVSTGEQNFHKLALGRIDYMPIGLATGKLQTQKLGLTAKVLPLPELLTLEHYHLALPRGSRLEPLLPALSARLQELADDHYIEQITPYFERHYLDAP from the coding sequence ATGGTGTTGCTGCTGCTGTGGGCCTGGCCCCCGGCGGCCCAGGCCGAGCCCCCCACCCTGACCGCCTGCGGCCATCCGGTGTATCCGCCGCTGTCCTGGGAACAAAATGGCGAACTCACCGGCATTGCGCCGCACCTGGCGCGCAAGCTGCTGGCGGAACATGGCTACCGGGTTGACATGCGGGTGTTTGGCAACTGGGAGCGCTGCCAGCTGGCGGCCCGCCAGGGCAAGGTGGACCTGATTGTGGCCGCCTATAAAACCAAAGGCCGGGAGCAGGACTTTGTGTTCAGCGCCACCCCCGTGGTGGCCGACCCGGTGGTGCTGTTTACCCATTTCGGCAACGGCAGCCGGCTGCCCTGGAACCTGACCGACAAGACCCTGGGGCTGCTGTTTGGCGACAGTTTCGGCGACGACTTCGACCGGCTCGCCGCCCGCCATCCCCAGGTGGAGCGGGTCTCTACCGGCGAGCAGAACTTTCACAAGCTGGCCCTCGGGCGCATCGACTACATGCCCATCGGCCTTGCTACCGGCAAGCTGCAGACACAAAAACTCGGCCTGACCGCCAAGGTGCTGCCGCTGCCCGAGCTGCTGACCCTGGAGCACTACCACCTGGCCCTGCCCAGGGGATCCCGGCTGGAGCCGCTGCTGCCGGCACTGTCGGCACGGCTGCAGGAGCTCGCCGACGACCATTACATTGAACAGATCACGCCCTATTTTGAACGCCATTACCTGGACGCCCCCTGA
- a CDS encoding aldehyde dehydrogenase family protein, with product MAMVRLNNPFTGDRVFEQESASYGEVAGKLTRARSAYRRWSKVPVATRARLLREALAVFEAARDEISDAIAREMGKPKTAAADELSYMIERAQYMCRFAEDGALADLDLSAYHDADFQGRIRYRGKGVVYIISPWNYPLFTAINGVICALLSGNTVMLKHTTTPSAGRLFERAFHHLGEYRDLLFNITVDYEVSAAIIERGDINHVVFTGSVQGGRVIQQSIARRAMNEWLESPFIDVSLELGSNDACYVAEDADLEQALLWAVKIGRLHNSGQSCCAVKRVYVHESLYEDFIAGARRIMAEEVNGDPLKAGTTLGPLFGGTPAIEGLLALVDDALTKGARLEIGGCHETIDGCDFIQPTLVSGVDHGMRIMKEETFGPVLPVMKVSRDEEAFGLVGDTRFGLTASIFTRSRARADAFMSALDFGTLFVNRCNVVDARLAWTGLRHSGNGSLALSPEGLRAFSNKCSLNINGAGLEE from the coding sequence ATGGCGATGGTTAGACTGAACAACCCCTTTACCGGTGACCGGGTATTTGAGCAGGAATCCGCCAGCTATGGCGAGGTGGCGGGCAAGCTTACTCGGGCCCGATCTGCCTACCGGCGCTGGTCCAAGGTGCCGGTCGCGACGCGGGCGCGTCTGCTGCGAGAGGCGCTGGCGGTGTTTGAGGCGGCCCGGGACGAGATCAGTGACGCCATTGCCCGTGAAATGGGCAAACCCAAAACGGCGGCGGCCGACGAGCTGAGCTACATGATCGAGCGGGCGCAATACATGTGCCGTTTTGCCGAGGACGGGGCGCTAGCGGATCTGGATCTCTCGGCCTATCACGATGCCGACTTCCAGGGACGTATCCGCTATCGGGGCAAGGGAGTGGTGTACATCATCAGCCCCTGGAATTATCCGTTGTTTACCGCCATCAACGGCGTGATTTGTGCGTTGTTGAGCGGCAATACCGTGATGCTCAAACACACCACCACGCCTTCGGCAGGCCGGCTGTTTGAGCGGGCGTTTCACCACCTCGGCGAGTACCGGGATCTGCTGTTCAATATCACCGTCGACTACGAGGTGTCCGCCGCCATTATCGAGCGGGGCGACATCAACCATGTGGTGTTTACCGGCTCGGTCCAGGGCGGGCGGGTGATCCAGCAGAGCATTGCCCGGCGGGCGATGAACGAATGGTTGGAATCGCCCTTTATCGACGTCTCCCTGGAGCTTGGCAGCAACGATGCCTGCTATGTCGCCGAAGACGCCGATCTGGAGCAGGCCCTGTTGTGGGCGGTCAAGATAGGCCGGCTGCACAATTCCGGCCAGTCCTGCTGTGCCGTCAAGCGGGTCTATGTGCATGAGTCCTTATACGAGGATTTCATTGCCGGCGCCCGGCGCATCATGGCTGAGGAGGTCAATGGTGATCCGCTGAAGGCGGGCACCACCCTGGGGCCGCTGTTCGGCGGCACGCCCGCCATCGAGGGGTTGCTGGCGCTGGTGGATGATGCCCTGACCAAGGGCGCCAGGCTGGAAATAGGGGGATGCCATGAAACCATTGACGGCTGCGACTTTATTCAGCCGACGCTGGTAAGCGGCGTGGATCACGGCATGCGCATCATGAAAGAGGAAACCTTTGGACCGGTCCTGCCGGTGATGAAGGTTAGCCGCGACGAAGAGGCGTTCGGGCTGGTGGGGGATACCCGCTTCGGGTTGACCGCCTCCATTTTTACCCGTTCCCGGGCCCGGGCCGATGCCTTTATGAGCGCCCTCGACTTTGGCACCCTGTTTGTGAACCGCTGCAACGTCGTGGATGCCCGGCTGGCCTGGACCGGCCTGCGCCACTCCGGTAACGGCTCGCTGGCGCTGTCGCCGGAAGGACTGCGGGCCTTCAGCAACAAGTGTTCACTCAATATCAACGGTGCCGGACTGGAGGAATAA
- a CDS encoding amidohydrolase produces the protein MAYYDRLNEQARAVLDYVSTFRHDFHRHPELSWCEFRTTALLCRELARLGYQLRWGRPLWGPLQPHNLPPREQLQAAFAAARAELGEDDPYLAEMEGGYTGLVAELICDEDGPHQGFRFDMDALPVHESGGCDHPPSAAGFASAVAGRMHACGHDGHMAIGLGLARLLAEHRHQLRGRFTLFFQPAEEVAGGGVHFARLPQLQGVERFYSVHLGIVDKPVLVCDARWIAGSVFDVRLGGRPAHAGNNPQYGRNALLAACQAVTGLYGIARHGEGASRVNVGSMHADNPSNIICDEARFRFEVRGASNAIRDFMVTRAKEVIEGAAAMQQVEVEMVPVTRFENHPNHPQLAAWIREQAQAFGLNDAEIQDSYLVPASEDATFMTRVVNEQGGQGCHLVFGCPVAGGHHNSRFDIPDSLLAWGSSFYFQLARQAQQG, from the coding sequence ATGGCCTATTACGACCGGCTGAACGAGCAGGCCCGGGCGGTGCTGGATTATGTCAGCACTTTCCGGCACGACTTTCATCGTCATCCCGAGCTGTCCTGGTGTGAATTCCGCACCACCGCCCTGTTGTGCCGGGAGCTGGCGCGTCTGGGTTATCAGCTTCGCTGGGGGCGCCCGTTGTGGGGCCCCCTTCAGCCCCATAATCTGCCGCCCCGGGAGCAGTTGCAGGCGGCCTTTGCCGCCGCCCGGGCGGAGTTGGGGGAAGACGATCCCTACCTGGCCGAGATGGAAGGGGGCTATACCGGGCTGGTGGCCGAGCTGATCTGCGATGAGGACGGCCCTCACCAAGGGTTTCGCTTCGACATGGATGCGCTGCCCGTCCACGAAAGCGGCGGCTGTGATCACCCGCCCAGCGCGGCGGGGTTTGCCTCGGCGGTGGCAGGACGGATGCATGCCTGTGGCCACGATGGCCACATGGCCATTGGCCTCGGGCTGGCCCGGCTGCTGGCGGAGCACCGGCACCAGCTCAGGGGCCGGTTCACGCTGTTTTTTCAGCCGGCGGAAGAAGTGGCCGGCGGCGGTGTGCACTTTGCCCGTTTGCCCCAGCTGCAGGGGGTGGAGCGGTTTTACTCGGTGCATCTCGGGATTGTCGACAAGCCGGTGCTGGTGTGTGACGCCCGCTGGATTGCGGGCAGCGTGTTTGATGTGCGTTTGGGCGGACGCCCGGCCCATGCGGGCAATAACCCGCAGTACGGGCGTAATGCCCTGTTGGCGGCCTGCCAGGCCGTCACCGGTCTGTATGGCATTGCCCGGCACGGTGAGGGAGCGTCCAGGGTCAATGTGGGCAGCATGCACGCCGACAATCCCAGCAACATCATTTGTGACGAAGCGCGTTTTCGCTTTGAGGTGCGCGGGGCGAGCAACGCCATTCGTGACTTCATGGTCACCAGAGCCAAAGAGGTGATCGAAGGGGCGGCGGCCATGCAGCAGGTGGAGGTGGAGATGGTGCCGGTCACGCGCTTTGAAAACCACCCCAACCACCCGCAGCTGGCGGCCTGGATCAGGGAGCAGGCACAGGCCTTCGGGCTGAACGACGCCGAGATCCAGGACAGTTATCTGGTGCCGGCCAGTGAAGATGCGACCTTTATGACCCGGGTGGTCAATGAGCAGGGAGGGCAGGGCTGTCACCTGGTGTTCGGTTGCCCGGTGGCGGGCGGGCACCATAACAGCCGCTTCGACATACCGGATTCCCTGCTGGCCTGGGGCAGCAGTTTTTATTTCCAGCTGGCGCGCCAAGCACAGCAAGGCTGA
- the nhaC gene encoding Na+/H+ antiporter NhaC — protein MTTQAPQKPGFWLACLPIALTFVVLGVQLFYFGNFTPHVPLAMGVAMTALIGWLRGYRWHDMEDGILHVVRLGLQSVGILIIVGMIVGIWIASGTVPYLIKIGLSLISPELFLAACVLICAVVSVSLGTSWGTTGTVGLALMGIGNGFDIPMYWTAGAVVSGAFFGDKMSPLSDTTNLAPAVTGVDLFDHIRNMLPTTIPAMLIALVIYLVAGFGLIGDQAVDFARIDTIINGLDNNFALSWTLLLPLVVTIGLALKKMPALPTLFAGALLGLATAMLTQGVGLQQAFEFMFSGYQIDTGVREIDALLNRGGIQSMTWVITLMLVALAFGGVLERTGCLEVIMEKILTRANSFGAMQSSAIATSAMTNVVAGDPYLSIALPGRMYAPAYKAKGYSPLNLSRACEEGGTLISPLIPWNAGGAVVITALGLGIAEGNTENLLYIPLAFACWLSPLIGMAYAHLGWFSPKASAEEKAQWQREAAELATPVPAK, from the coding sequence ATGACAACACAAGCCCCGCAAAAACCCGGCTTCTGGCTGGCCTGTCTACCCATTGCCCTCACCTTTGTGGTGCTGGGCGTACAGCTGTTTTACTTCGGCAATTTCACCCCCCATGTGCCGCTGGCCATGGGCGTGGCCATGACCGCCCTGATCGGCTGGCTGCGCGGCTACCGCTGGCACGACATGGAAGACGGCATCCTGCACGTGGTCCGTCTGGGCCTGCAGTCGGTGGGCATATTGATCATCGTGGGCATGATCGTCGGCATCTGGATTGCCAGCGGCACCGTGCCCTACCTCATCAAGATCGGGCTCAGCCTGATTTCCCCGGAGCTGTTCCTGGCCGCCTGCGTGCTGATCTGCGCCGTGGTGTCGGTGTCGCTTGGTACCTCCTGGGGCACCACCGGCACCGTGGGCCTGGCGCTGATGGGCATTGGCAACGGTTTTGACATTCCCATGTACTGGACCGCCGGCGCCGTGGTGTCGGGCGCCTTCTTCGGTGACAAGATGTCACCGCTGTCGGACACCACCAACCTGGCCCCCGCCGTCACCGGGGTAGATCTATTCGACCACATTCGCAACATGCTGCCCACCACCATTCCCGCCATGCTCATTGCCCTGGTCATTTACCTGGTGGCGGGCTTTGGTCTGATTGGTGATCAGGCGGTGGACTTTGCCCGCATCGACACCATCATCAACGGCCTGGATAACAACTTTGCGCTGTCCTGGACGCTGCTGCTGCCACTGGTGGTGACCATTGGTCTGGCCCTGAAGAAAATGCCAGCCCTGCCCACCCTGTTTGCCGGCGCCCTGCTGGGCCTGGCCACCGCCATGCTGACTCAGGGTGTGGGCCTGCAACAGGCGTTCGAGTTCATGTTCAGCGGCTACCAGATAGACACCGGCGTGCGCGAAATCGATGCCCTGCTCAACCGGGGCGGCATTCAGAGCATGACCTGGGTCATTACCCTGATGCTGGTGGCCCTGGCCTTTGGCGGCGTGCTGGAACGCACCGGCTGCCTGGAGGTGATCATGGAGAAGATCCTTACCCGGGCCAACAGCTTTGGCGCCATGCAGTCTTCCGCCATTGCCACCTCGGCCATGACCAACGTGGTGGCCGGCGACCCTTACCTGTCCATTGCCCTGCCCGGTCGCATGTACGCCCCCGCCTACAAGGCCAAGGGCTACTCGCCGCTCAACCTGTCCCGGGCCTGTGAGGAAGGCGGCACCCTGATCTCGCCGCTCATTCCCTGGAACGCCGGCGGCGCCGTGGTGATCACCGCCCTGGGGCTCGGCATCGCCGAGGGCAACACCGAAAACCTGCTGTACATTCCGCTGGCCTTTGCCTGCTGGTTGTCGCCGCTGATCGGCATGGCCTATGCCCACCTGGGCTGGTTCTCGCCCAAGGCCTCCGCCGAGGAAAAGGCGCAATGGCAACGAGAAGCCGCCGAACTGGCCACGCCGGTGCCGGCAAAATAA